The following DNA comes from Schistocerca piceifrons isolate TAMUIC-IGC-003096 chromosome 3, iqSchPice1.1, whole genome shotgun sequence.
CTTGTTAGGTTTGCTCTATTATTCTTATTTGTATGTGATACTACAGTGGTCGTAGAAAAAACTATGAATTTCTGCAACTGCTGCCAAAGTAGCAGGAGTAGTAATTCAACCTGCATACAATAATGAATTCACTTTTAATATTAtctcacaagaaaaaaatatttcgcaGTTTAAACTGTAGAGGAAACTGTCCATAGTTGAATTACCTCTGAAGCGTCATAGGTAGAACgcgtaaataaaaataataaagcttCTGAACATAACTGGGATTGACGAAAGGGCGGTTGAAAATGTTTCTTTCATGAAACAGAAATTTAGGCTTCAATATTTGAGACTTTATGTACTCTCTGTACAGCGCTAATTTTATCCACTTCTacgttatgaaaaaaaaattattgtgtaagTTCAGTTTCCAGAAGTACGAATCATGAGAACGATGTACAGACACTTTCCTTGAGTTGCCTTCACAAATGCTGGTCTAATCAACTGACACCAATCGACATGTGACGAGCAAGAAGTCATCTGAATCAAGCTTGCAGTTAACGCAGAGAAGGAATGACAAAAGTTTCCCCCTCGCTACAGTCAGACAGCATGATACAAGATACGGAGTATGGAGAAGGTACGGAACATAATCTTTAGACAGCGtccattagagacggatcacaaactCAGCTGGATAAATGTTGGGAGGGAGTCTGTTTTTGGTGAAGGAATAAAtttactgaaaatactgaaaatgtatgtagtataaattctttctttctttctcactggtcataccggactcgagagtccattaccgcagcaacgtattttcgccatctgtccctgtcttgggctattaccttccattcaccttcaatacctaggctcctcaattcagccttcacattgtccccccatctacgcctcggtgtccccacaggacgttttccgtctcagtgccctaccagtactctgtgcgctgccctgccctcatgctttcgagctacgtgacccgcccatcgcagcctacgtgatttagtaatactgattatgtcaggacttgaatagagttcgtgaacctcttcgttatgcagttttcaccACTCTCCGCTAatatcatccctttttgctccgaaaattttcctcaaaattttgttttcaaatactcgaaacggcttttcattttgcacagtgagaaaccaagtctcacacccatacagcataactggtagaataatagttttgtatattctaatctttaaatgctgaagattagatgggtagatcacataactaatgaggaagtattgaataggattggggagaagagaagtttgtggcacaacttgaccagaagaagggatcggttggtaagacatgttctgaggcatcaagggatcaccaatttagtattggagggcagcgtggagggtaaaaatcgtagggggagaccaagagatgaatacactaagcagattcagaaggatgtaggttgcagtagatactgggagatgatgaagcttgcacaagatagagtagcatggagagctgcatcaaaccagtctcaggactgaagaccacaacaacaacaatctttaaattcctagacaatatccgtgatgaaagtagaACTTGTACTCTGCTTTCCCGTCGATGGGCTCCCACGGAAACCGATGTACTTGAAATACTTGGGttaaggttaaaaaaaaaattgaaagtaaataaCACAGGTTCAATACTGCTAGAAAGTGGCTAAGCTGCGAACACACTTGTATCTGATTGAAAATTACCCAAGTGTAGAAAAACCGTCATAGAAATCCAAAGAAGAGGGGTGCGGTGCGGTGGAGGGAGACAGGTGGGTGGAGGCGGTGGGGATCCAGACCTGCAGACAGCCGTGGTTCGCTGGCGCGTGTCGTCGCCCTTGCCGGGCGGAAGACGCTCACGGCCGTCCGGACGGGGCTATTTCTGCCGCTCCCGCTGTAACGGAGCAGGGCGGCGGCGGCCGCTCGGGTTGCCGGCCGTCTCCCTTCGAGTCCCGGTAGCTCCGAGAAGTCGTAACGCGATTCTGTGTTACGGAAGCGCCTGCGTCTCCGCTTCAAGGTCGCGGCGTTCGAGGCTAACTTGCGGACAGTGGCATTGTCGCCTTATTCGCGTTTTCCCGTTTCTCAGCTAAAGCGTGTTTCTCCACTCTGCCAAAATTCAATTATTTTTAGCTTTCAAAGATGGCACTGACTTTGCAGCTAAGGTTTCGCATTTGTAATTTTCTCTTATCTTGGACAAGAGAAACTGCTGCACAATCAAGAACAAACTCCAGTGTTTCTTTTTGTAGTGCAAACAATTCGCATGCAAGAATCAAAGTGGTTCCCGAAAGCACCGAAAGTGTACACGAAttagtagacaatctgagtagccgtcttagattgtttgcagatgatgctgtcatttaccgtctactaaagtcatcagatgataaaaaccaattgcaaaatgatttagacaagatatctgtatggtgcaaaaggtgtcaattgactctaaataatgaaaagtgtaaagttatccacttaataactaaaagaaatcggctaaatttcggttacacgataaatcgcacaaatctaatggccgtaaattcaagtGAATACTTAGCTATTACAGCTACGAATAGTTTCAGTTGGAACTACCACATAGGTAATGGTGtggtaaggcaaaccaaagactgcaatttattagcagaacatttagaaaatgtaacagatcgactaaagagactgcgtacaccacgCTTCTCCTGGGTTACAGGACTGTCTTATGTGCCGTTACTTCAATGTACGAACAAACAGACGTAAACTTTTCGTTTCCATGAACATTCTAGCGTTTGGATAACCAAGACACGATAGAGACGAATGATTTTAGGTGCTATAGTGCCAGTTGGGAATCCAAACCAacaaataagaatgctgaagagcTCGACGAGAGCACAGTGATCGACAATATCACAATGATTTATTATTCAAAAGAATCTCATTTCAAAAACCAACGTACGCACCGTGCGTAATTGAACACCGATAGCAAACCATTGTTGAATAAGTGTCAGTGGCTCTGTATTTCGATTCATTCTCTTACCAGATAACCGCCGTATAAGAACATGATCCACGTCTGATAGgagtgacagaggacatcgaaaaagatcaaaaaagggcagctcgttttttactatcgcgaataAGGTGAGAGAATGCAATGGACGTGATGCGTGAATTagagtgacagtcattaaaacaaagatgttttccgTAGCGGCAGAATCTTCTCGTAAAAttacgatcaccaactttctcctccgaatgcgaaaatattctgttggttaccacctacatagcgagaaatgatcatcacgataaaataagataaatcagagctcgcatagaaATATTTAAgagcttgtttttcccgcgcgctgttagagaCTGGAAccgtagagaaacagcttgaatgtggttagatgaaccctctgccacgcacttaatggTGAGCTGcagggtaaccatgtagatgtagacgacccAGCTTCCCCTGTTCGTGAGATCCGGAAGGCAGTACACGGCAGAACTCAGATTGATGTCGCGTTTCTTGACTTTCAGAAGCTTCCGATACAATTCTACACCGTCGCCTAGTAAGAAAAATACGTGGGTACGGGATACTGGACTGAAGAACTCCACGCAagcaacgccggcacggtagctcagcgtgttcggtcagagagctggttggtctctgcaatgaaaaaactgagtgaaaagatcaacaacgaacctcaacggatgtcatgtgacgtccgctacgacgaaatacaactaaccattaaaaaaaaaaaaaaaacttgtaagcaAAATGCGTGGGTACGGGATACTGGACTGAAGAATTCCAAGCAAGCAATgctcagatgtttttttttttttttatttcagtttcttggCTGTCTGGTCGTGCCCATTCAGTCATCTCAGTAATGAAGAGAAGATACCATGGGGTACTGAAGACGATTTTCTTGTTAGTTATGCCCATACGAACGTAAAGGCAACCCAATGTCCAGTAACCCACTGGAAAAGGTTTTCTACCCACCCGGGAATCAAACACGCACTCCTTTGGTCAGCAATCTGGTAGGCTGACCGCGCAGCTGCCGCGGTGGAATTCCAGTTGTTCTTGTTGGGAAGGCAACGTCACAAGGGAAGGTGGCGTTTTGCTTGTCCTAAAGTAGTGTGACAGGACATCTGCTGTTTATTATATACAcgatgtttcacaattcctgttgcaGGCTTCTAGACGTTGTAGAGGGggcttagtagataaagttttaatAAGTAATCTATGTCCGCAAATGTACCGTTCGGATGTAAAATAAACGGCAAGATCAGATCATTTTCCAACTTTTCGCTTCACAGCATGCACACAGCGGAGGCTGAGTCTATGGCATGGGCAATGTTTCCAGTACTCGCTGTCGTTTCCTCTTGTACGTAACGAAGGGCGCCCGCTTCGAAGTTGACAGTACAGCGCGTCCTTGGAGGACCACAGTCAACCCTCTTGAAATTGGTTCCATTCCATAGTGGTTGCTAGGTACAGCAACCGGTTACGAAAGTCTCAACTGCAAAATCTTTTTTACCTACAGGAAGTGGTATGTGTGGGCATTATTGGACGAATGCtgattttccacattaatttttacGCCAATCTGGTGATGCCCCGAAAGGGCGAATCTTatcatttcctgtaaataaaaaaaagttttgcaatcgAGACGGTCTTATTTCAAGTGAACCCTTCTAGTTGTGATCGTACCAATCTCTCGCAGCCCCTATTGTAGTCGGACGAAAAGGCATGTGATGTATTTAATTACAACAGTGACTAACGACGACGCATCGTCAAGCCAGAGACTTGAAACTGATTTGATGTTCAAAcctattttatatccaaacggtgCATTTCCCGTCTTGAGTTTCTTATCAAAACGTCACATAGTAAGTGCCGTCTACAACGGCTAGAAGCCTGTTACAGAAATTTCGAAACACCTTGTATATACCACATGCAGGCGACGTGACGTCCACTCGTAAAATATCTGTGGTCGTCTTATGCGGCGGTTTACTTGAGTGGAAACATTGTCTCTGCAATACTAAAGCTCCACCCCAGATACTGCTGACACTGGAATCCCGAATCATCGTGTGGTCTCCAGTATGCCATAACCTATACGTTTTCCAGTGATTATCATTCCAAGTCCAAAGTCGGTTAAATCACCATGTACCGTCATGTTCACTACAAACCTGACAGTAACAGACTGCTCACACATAGCGTCTACTCAGCGCCGTAAGCTGCACCCAACACACAGCACATCTCAAAATGGACAACCCTTACAGTGACCCTTGCACAATGTGTACTAAGGTGATGTCGTTAACAATCGTTTCTAAGTGCGCAGAGACTCGCAGGTGAATCAGATTTTGGTTCAAAGACGGTCGATAGACTTTAAACGTAAATAAACGCACTATAACGCGTGTAAAAAGACTAAAAGAACAGCGGTAGTAATGTCAAAACTTTTAACAATGCATGAGTATCTGTCTGCAGAGACAATGTGGAATGAGCACGTAAATCTTGAAGGCAGATGCCCGATTCAGCACCGTTAGGaatgcgattttttaaaaatattgttgtgagtcatcagtcttctgactggtttgatgtggcaccccacgaattcctctcctgtactaatCTTTTCACcttagagtagcaattgcaacctgcgccctcaattatttgttggatgtattccaaattCTGTTTCCTTTACAGCTGTTACCTTCTACAACTTCTTCAAGTACCATCGAggttaatccctgatgtcttaagagatgtcctgtcatccagtcccttcttcttgactgtgttttccgcatattcctttcctcactgattctgtagagaagctccacattccttaccttatccacctaatcttcaacagtcatctgtagcaccacgtctgttCCGGTTACCCCACAGTCCATATTTTGTTACTATACAAAgccgtgctcaaaacgtacattgtccgcagctcgtggtcgtgcggtagcgttctcgcttcccacgcccgggttcccgggttagattcccggcggggtcagggattttctctgcctcgtgatgactgggtgttgtgtgctgtccttaggttagttaggtttaagtagttctaagttctaggggactgatgaccatagctgttaagtcccgtagtgcttagagccaaaacgtacattctcagaaatttcttcctagaattaaggcctacgtttgataatagtagtcttttcttggccaggaatgcccttttagccagtgctagtttgcttttggtgttctccttgctccttccgtcattggttattttgttgtctaggtagcagcgtgccttaacttcgtctacttcgggatcaccaattctgatcttctcatttctgctacttctcatcacttccgTCTTTCATATTCGCACTCGTTAGACTGTTcgtccattcagcaaatcctgtaattcttctttacgtccattgaggatagcaatatcatcagcgaattttgtcattgatgtcctttcaccttaaatttttattccactcttgaacctttcttttatttccgtcgtttcatcttcgatgtgtagattgaacagtaggaacaaaagactgcatccctgtcttacaccctttttaatccgagcacatcgttcttgctcttccagtgTTATTGTTACCCCctaattcttgtacatattatatattactcgACTTCCACTATAGCGTACccctatgtttctcagaatttcgaacacttgcaccatttgacattctcggaagctttttccagatcgacaaaaccTACGAACATGGCTTGACTTTTGTTCAGTTTgggttccattatcaagcacaccACAAAACTTTTATctcaactgactctggccgcggatgACTATACAATTATACAATTCTTGATAGTTCTTCGTCTTACCAAGCGAAGTAATAAAAAGAGACAGAAAAGTTTCCAAGAACAGCGGCGCGGTTCGTTAAGGGATGTGTTTGACTAGCACGAGAATTTCACAGAGACCCTCACAGATTTGATGAAAATACTCAACGCAGCAGGCAGCACTCGtcttattttcttcacttttctgGCGAACTGACATAAAAATCGCGGGTTTACAGTTACAGTTTCGATAAGTGGTTTGTGTTGAGAAGCCAGAGTCAAACTTCTACCAGTTCACGCCGTACTGATGGCTTTTGACGGATAAAATGATGGTTCCTGCACCAAGTAGTTAATCATATTACCCTTAAAACATTTAGTATGTATTGTTTACTGTTGTCTTATAATGTGGACTCGTTATTAGTTACGCTGTTTAACAAAGCGTCGACAGAAGGGTGCAAACTATTTACGCGAGAGAAGGACCATGCTACTGTTGACATGCTGAGCAGGCTCTCCAAGGAAACTCTAAAATGGAAGGAAAGCTTTTGGGAACTCACGTTTTCTATGACTTTAAAGCACCCGATTCTGTGTCTAAGTTTGCTGGTTAGGTGATGACTCACCTGTTGATTGTCAGTTTCAGTCAGTTGCCACTATTTGGACTGATAGACGAGAAGTGATGATGTACAGTTTTTAATCGGTATACTGTGTGTAACTCAGTTTACCTCTCTAACCCCTGCTTAGTATCTCACGTTACGAGAACATGTGGTAGTATTCGTAGCCAATCAGAGGTGGACCTTCTCTCGGATGCTCCTATGGCGAACGCATTACTTGTTGGAACTGAGCTTTACCCTCTCCGTTCTTTTGATCCATTCCCATCTAGGGAACGTGGTGATTACAACACTGAGCTCACACTCGAGAGCAGCGGGTTTCCAAGTCACGTGACATGCAAATTTaacttttctgtggtttccctaagtcCCCAAAGCAAATGTAGGGTAGTTACGGTCATGAGAAAACTGTCGATTTATTGTGACAGTTCAGATTTTATCGGAGTTATTGGTTGGTGGTCCGCTTTCTGGTTTTCAGCCGAGCTGATGATCCTGTTCGTATTCACATTATTTCGAACAGATGTCCACTCAGCGAGTGCAGAAAACAACAAATCTCGCAGTAcatgaagagccggccggagtggccgagcggttctaggtgctacagtctgaaaccgcgcgaccgctacggtcgcaggttcgaatcctgcctcgggcatggatgtatatgatgtccttagattagttaggtttaagtagttctgagttctaggagactcagaagttgagtcccatagtgctcagagccatttgaaccatttcaagcacATGAAGAAGACCTCTGGGTCAGTTGTAGAAATGGTGGGCGTAAAGATGGCATAAACAGCTCGGCTGAACATCAGAAACCATATCATTACCCGATTTCTTTCCGCAACCTTGCCCAATCTGAGCTTCACTAATGATCTTATCATCGACTGTATCTAAATCCTAGCCACCTTTCTACGTACACATGTGCAACAACGCACCGACCGGTCGACAAAGTTACACACTGAACAAACTAAATTGAAGAATGCTACCGTTTCAGCACAATCCTCCGAACACTGTCGGACTGTAAGACAGTGTTTacctgcttttttaaaaaaaatctttatttcaaaatcttaataattatacaattttaacccactaccttatatgattagtgggtcTAGATGATGATACAATCGTTACAATTGCTGCTAAATCCTAAGTTATATTTAAGTAACTAGGTAGTAAAGCGAGCTACAGGATAACTGCAATGGGCAAAGTTAGTTGATTTTGATTGTATGTGAATTACTTAATTAACCTATCTATTAACTAGTTACTAATGCCTGCAGCGTTACATATGTGTCAGTCAAATGTGTAAACGTACTTACAGAGCCTTGCTCATTGATCTAaacccaatgagcgtgcccctgacactgggcaggccaagatgttagtcgctgcaggttcctagaaATAGTACCTAATCTAAGTCCTACAACTAATCCTATCCTAAAGTCAAGTTCGGTGCTTGTCCAGGATCGGTAATGTTGCACCCCACGCCCCCCTAAGTCCCGAACGCGGCGGATTTCCAGACTGTTTTGTGTAAAAGTTTCGCCTCGAGCTGTCCAGCTGATACGTGTGTTCCTTTTCTCCGTCCGCAGGTTGTACTCAGCGCcctggtggcggtggcggtggcgaggCCCGGCTTCCTCCACGGCGCCCTGCCCTACTCGGCCATCCACGCACCCATCGCTTACGCGGCCGCGCCCGTCGCGCTGACGTCGCAGTACCACGCGCAGGACGAGCTGGGCCAGTACAGCTACGGCTACCACGGCGGCCTCTCCGCCAAGTCGGAGGCGCGCGCCTTCGACGGCTCCGTCGCCGGCGGCTACTCGTACGTGGACGAGAAGGGCGAGCTGCAGAGCGTGCGCTACACGGCCGACGCCGTCAACGGCTTCCGCGTCGCCGCCTCCAACCTGCCCGTGGCCCCCGCCGCCCCCGAGGCCCCCGCCCTCGAGGCCCCCAAGCCGGTCGAAGACACCCCGGAGGTGGCCGAGGCTAAGGCTGCCCACGCCGCCGCCGTGGCCGACGCCGccgcgcgcgccgccgccgcccccgaggAGCCCGAGCCCGCACCCGTGGCCGtgcccgccgcccccgccgtcatCCCCGCCGCGCCGGCCGCCACCATCGCCTACTCCGCCCCCGCCGTGGTGGCCGTGAACCCGGCCAAGTCGTTCGCCTACTCGACGGTGGCGGCCGCCCCCATCGGCCACCTGGCGCCCATCAGCTACGGCTACCACGCCGTGGCCGCCGCCCCCGCCATCAGCTACTCGGTGGGCGCCGCCGCCCCCGTCGCcatcgccgccgcccccgctgAGGCCAACATCGTCATCAACGACAAGGGCGTGCCCGAGTACACCCCCGAGGTGGCTGCCGCGCGCGCCGCCGACGCCATCGCCCACCTGCAGGCCAAGGCCCGCATCTTCGGCTGAACCCCCACCACCGCCACTCTGCTGCTAGTCCCGCGATCACCACGGCTCACCACACCTACAACGGACCAGGCATCGTAATACTCCTGGCGTCATTCTAGCCGCCGACTTCCTCTGTACAAAGTTAGGCAGATTAAATTTATTTTCGCAAACACAATTACAGTTTCCTTATTTCTCCAGTGATCCTTCCTTATAACTTAAGTGTTTGTACAGGGTTAttcgtatgtacactactggccataaaaattgctactccaagaagaaatgcagatgataaacgggtattcattggacaaatatattatactagaactgacatgggattacattttcacgcaatttgggtgcatagatagaacaaccacctctggccgtaataacggccttgatacgcctgggcattgagtcaaacagagcttgtactgagcactatgggactcaacatctatggtcatcagtcccctagaacctacaactacttacacctaactaacctaagggcatcacacaacacccagtcatcacgaggcagagaaaatccctgaccccgccgggattcgaacccgggaaccagggcgcgggaagcgagaacgctaccgcacgaccacgaaaacagagcctggatggcgtgtacaggtacagttgcccatgcagctacaacacgataccaccgttcatcaagagtagtgactggcgtattgtgacgagccagttgctcagcctccattgaccagacgttttcaattggagagagatctgcagaatgtgctggcctgggcagcagtcgaacattttctgtatccagaaatgcccgtatagAACCTGGTTCATGCGGTCATGGATtatccgagacgtgtaaccaatggcaccccataccatcacgccggctgatacgccagtatggcgatgacgaatacacgcttccagtgtgcgttcaccacgatgtcgccaaacacgaatgcgaccatcacgatgttgtaaacagaacctgtattcattcgaaaaaatgacgttttgtcattcgtgcacccaggttcgtccatgagtacaccagcgcagtcgctcctgtctttgatgcagcgtcaagggtaaccgcagccatggtctccgaactgatagtccatgctgctgcaatcgtcgtcgaactgttcgtgcagatggttgttgtcttgcacacgtccccatctgttgactcagggatcgagacgtggctgcacgatccgttacagccatgcggataagatgcctgtctctcgattgctagtgatacgaggccgttgggatccagcacggcgttccgtattaccctcctgaacccaccgattctatattctgctaacagtcattgaatttcGACCaatgcgagcggcaatgtcgcgatacgataaaccgcaatcgcgataggctacaatccgacctttatcaaattcgggaacgtgatggtacgcatttctcctccttacacgaggcatcacaacaacgtttcaccaggcaacgccggtcaactgctctttgtgtatgagacatcggttggaaactttcctcatgtcagcacgttgtaggtgtctcaaatgggcgccaaccttgtgtgaatgctctgaaaagctaatcatttgcatatcacagcatctgcttcctgtcggtta
Coding sequences within:
- the LOC124790160 gene encoding cuticle protein 18.7-like, whose protein sequence is MAKLLVVLSALVAVAVARPGFLHGALPYSAIHAPIAYAAAPVALTSQYHAQDELGQYSYGYHGGLSAKSEARAFDGSVAGGYSYVDEKGELQSVRYTADAVNGFRVAASNLPVAPAAPEAPALEAPKPVEDTPEVAEAKAAHAAAVADAAARAAAAPEEPEPAPVAVPAAPAVIPAAPAATIAYSAPAVVAVNPAKSFAYSTVAAAPIGHLAPISYGYHAVAAAPAISYSVGAAAPVAIAAAPAEANIVINDKGVPEYTPEVAAARAADAIAHLQAKARIFG